From Enterococcus mediterraneensis, the proteins below share one genomic window:
- a CDS encoding xylulokinase produces the protein MKAQTKLDIMDGRTSLGIEFGSTRIKAVLIGSNFTPIASGSYEWENQLENGIWTYSLDDVWKGLRVSYRKMAAEVFEEYGETLTKIGSIGFSAMMHGYMAFDKEDRLLVPFRTWRNSITEEAEKKLTEVFQYNIPQRWSIAHLYQAVLNKEQHVSDVNFLTTLAGYVHWQLTGEKVLGIGDASGMFPIDIETKNYNQEMVAIFQKLLEKESVELDLNTILPTVLLAGDQGGTLTQDGAYLIDPTGTLQPGIPLCPPEGDAGTGMVATNSVAKRTGNISAGTSAFAMIVLEKELQKVYPEIDMVTTPSGDLVGMVHTNNCSSDINAWVKIFEEFTQALGLDVSREKLFSVLFQEALKGDSDCGGLLSYGYFSGENITGVSEGRPLFVRKPDSNFNLANFMRVHLASAFGAMRIGMEILKAEDIQIDRLIGHGGIFKTPEVGQRILAAAMEAPVTVMKTAGEGGAWGIALLASYMSNKDGMDLGSFLDYQVFGEDQGVTIEPTEEDLKGYEIFVERYREGIAIEKSAVDKLI, from the coding sequence ATGAAAGCCCAAACAAAACTCGACATCATGGATGGACGAACATCGTTAGGAATCGAATTCGGTTCAACGCGTATCAAAGCAGTACTGATTGGTTCGAACTTTACGCCGATCGCATCAGGCAGTTACGAATGGGAAAATCAATTAGAAAACGGTATTTGGACCTATTCTTTGGATGACGTCTGGAAGGGCTTGAGAGTAAGTTATCGAAAAATGGCAGCGGAAGTTTTCGAAGAATATGGCGAAACATTAACAAAGATCGGATCGATTGGCTTTAGTGCCATGATGCATGGATATATGGCTTTTGATAAAGAAGATCGTTTGTTAGTTCCTTTTAGAACTTGGCGCAATTCTATCACTGAAGAAGCGGAGAAGAAATTAACGGAAGTATTTCAGTATAATATCCCTCAGCGTTGGAGTATTGCGCATCTTTATCAAGCTGTTTTAAACAAGGAGCAACATGTAAGCGATGTCAATTTCCTGACTACATTGGCCGGATATGTCCACTGGCAGCTGACAGGAGAAAAAGTTTTAGGGATCGGCGATGCATCAGGTATGTTCCCTATCGATATCGAAACAAAAAATTATAATCAGGAAATGGTCGCTATTTTTCAAAAATTATTGGAAAAAGAAAGTGTTGAACTGGATCTGAACACGATATTGCCAACAGTTTTACTCGCAGGAGATCAAGGAGGAACGCTGACGCAAGACGGTGCGTATCTGATCGATCCGACTGGTACGCTGCAGCCGGGTATCCCGCTTTGTCCGCCGGAAGGAGACGCCGGTACAGGGATGGTGGCCACTAACAGTGTCGCTAAACGTACTGGAAATATTTCAGCAGGAACTTCTGCGTTTGCGATGATCGTTTTAGAAAAAGAATTGCAAAAAGTGTATCCAGAAATCGACATGGTCACAACGCCGTCCGGTGATCTGGTCGGAATGGTCCATACAAATAATTGTTCTTCAGATATCAATGCTTGGGTCAAAATCTTTGAAGAGTTTACCCAAGCACTGGGTTTAGATGTCAGTCGAGAAAAACTGTTTTCGGTATTGTTCCAAGAAGCACTAAAAGGCGACAGTGATTGCGGCGGATTATTATCTTACGGCTATTTTTCCGGTGAAAATATTACTGGTGTAAGCGAAGGCAGACCGCTGTTTGTACGTAAACCAGACAGCAATTTCAATCTGGCGAACTTTATGCGGGTTCATTTAGCCAGTGCATTCGGTGCAATGCGGATCGGTATGGAGATTTTAAAAGCAGAAGATATCCAAATCGATCGATTGATCGGTCACGGCGGTATTTTCAAAACTCCGGAAGTTGGGCAGCGGATCTTAGCGGCGGCAATGGAAGCGCCGGTCACGGTCATGAAGACTGCTGGAGAAGGCGGCGCATGGGGGATCGCTTTGTTGGCAAGCTATATGAGCAACAAAGACGGCATGGACTTGGGTTCTTTCTTGGATTATCAAGTATTCGGTGAAGATCAAGGAGTAACGATTGAACCGACAGAAGAAGATCTGAAAGGATACGAAATCTTCGTTGAACGGTATCGCGAAGGGATCGCTATTGAGAAAAGCGCTGTCGATAAATTGATTTAA
- the araA gene encoding L-arabinose isomerase, with product MLEIGKKEFWFVVGSQHLYGEEALQSVRKDAEELVKGLNDSDKLPYPVVLKELAVTADTITSIMKEVNYRDEVAGVITWMHTFSPAKMWIRGTKLLQKPLLHLATQFNESIPWKTIDMDFMNLNQSAHGDREYGFINARLKKQNKIVVGFWQSENVQQQIAEWMDVAVAYNESFNIKVARFGDNMRNVGVTEGDKVEAQIQFGWVVDYFGIGDLVQVIDEVTDEEVDALFEEYKELYDFDYGDYDQETWDAHVKVQARQEIGLRRFLEQGGYNAFTTNFEDLYGMQQLPGLAVQRLNAEGYGFAGEGDWKTAAIDRMMKIMAHNESTGFMEDYTYELAPGKEAILESHMMEVDPTWAANKPKIVVSPLSMGDREDPARLVFDGKASDGVVVSMADFGTHYKLLINEITAFEPTEEAPKLPVARVLWEVKPNFHDGIHAWIEAGGGHHTVASLNLTTDQILTWAKLVDLETVVIR from the coding sequence ATGTTAGAAATCGGTAAAAAAGAATTTTGGTTTGTTGTGGGGTCACAGCATTTATATGGTGAAGAAGCACTGCAATCAGTACGCAAAGATGCGGAAGAGTTGGTAAAAGGGTTGAATGATAGCGATAAATTACCTTACCCAGTCGTTTTAAAAGAATTGGCTGTAACAGCTGACACGATCACTTCGATCATGAAAGAAGTCAATTATCGCGATGAAGTTGCCGGAGTTATCACGTGGATGCACACCTTCTCTCCAGCAAAAATGTGGATTCGCGGAACAAAATTATTACAAAAACCATTACTACATTTAGCGACACAATTCAATGAAAGTATTCCATGGAAAACCATCGATATGGATTTCATGAACCTAAACCAATCTGCTCACGGAGATCGGGAATATGGTTTTATCAACGCCCGCTTGAAAAAGCAAAACAAAATCGTTGTCGGATTCTGGCAATCGGAAAATGTGCAACAACAAATCGCAGAATGGATGGACGTAGCGGTTGCTTACAATGAAAGCTTTAATATCAAAGTAGCTCGTTTTGGCGACAATATGCGTAATGTTGGAGTTACTGAAGGAGATAAAGTAGAAGCACAAATCCAATTTGGTTGGGTCGTTGATTACTTTGGAATCGGTGATTTAGTTCAAGTGATCGATGAAGTGACAGACGAAGAAGTCGATGCATTATTTGAAGAGTATAAAGAACTTTACGATTTTGATTACGGCGACTATGATCAAGAAACATGGGATGCTCATGTCAAAGTCCAAGCCCGTCAAGAGATCGGCTTGCGCCGCTTCTTAGAACAAGGCGGCTACAACGCATTTACGACAAACTTCGAAGACCTGTACGGCATGCAGCAATTGCCAGGACTAGCTGTTCAACGTTTAAATGCGGAAGGCTATGGCTTTGCTGGCGAAGGAGATTGGAAAACTGCGGCTATTGATCGCATGATGAAAATCATGGCTCACAACGAAAGCACTGGATTTATGGAAGATTACACATATGAATTGGCACCAGGAAAAGAAGCAATCTTGGAATCACACATGATGGAAGTCGATCCAACATGGGCCGCTAATAAACCAAAAATTGTTGTATCGCCACTTTCAATGGGAGACCGGGAAGATCCTGCTCGTTTAGTATTCGACGGAAAAGCCAGTGACGGTGTTGTCGTATCAATGGCTGACTTTGGCACTCATTATAAACTGTTGATCAATGAAATCACTGCCTTCGAGCCAACAGAAGAAGCGCCAAAATTACCGGTTGCCCGCGTATTATGGGAAGTAAAACCAAACTTCCATGACGGCATCCATGCGTGGATCGAAGCTGGCGGCGGCCATCATACAGTCGCATCATTGAATTTGACCACTGATCAGATTTTGACTTGGGCAAAATTAGTCGATCTGGAAACAGTCGTTATTAGATAA
- a CDS encoding L-ribulose-5-phosphate 4-epimerase → MLEQLKEEVFQANLELPKHGLIKYTWGNVSAFDRETGYFVIKPSGVGYEEMKASDMVVVDLENNVIEGDLRPSSDTPTHAVLYKAFPEIGGIVHTHSTWATIWAQAGLDVPAMGTTHADTFYGSVPCARFLTQKEIDDGYEHETGNVIIETFKERGIKPMEVPGVLLHGHGPFTWGKDAKSAVMNAVVLDEVCKMNLFTRQLNNFAEELPQRILDKHYLRKHGKNAYYGQN, encoded by the coding sequence ATGTTAGAACAGCTGAAAGAAGAAGTGTTTCAAGCGAATTTGGAACTGCCGAAACACGGACTGATCAAATATACATGGGGAAATGTCAGCGCGTTCGATCGAGAGACCGGCTATTTTGTCATCAAACCAAGCGGTGTCGGTTATGAAGAGATGAAAGCCTCCGATATGGTGGTCGTTGACTTAGAAAACAATGTCATCGAAGGCGATTTGCGTCCTTCTTCAGATACACCTACCCATGCGGTATTGTACAAAGCTTTTCCGGAAATCGGCGGGATCGTCCACACACATTCTACTTGGGCAACGATCTGGGCGCAAGCTGGTTTGGATGTACCAGCGATGGGAACTACCCATGCGGATACATTTTATGGCTCGGTTCCATGTGCACGCTTTTTGACACAAAAAGAGATCGATGACGGTTACGAGCATGAAACCGGCAATGTCATCATTGAAACGTTCAAAGAACGAGGGATCAAACCGATGGAAGTGCCAGGTGTCTTGCTTCATGGTCACGGCCCCTTTACTTGGGGCAAAGATGCTAAGAGTGCAGTGATGAATGCGGTGGTATTAGATGAAGTTTGTAAAATGAATCTATTCACCCGTCAATTGAATAATTTTGCGGAGGAATTGCCGCAACGGATCTTAGATAAACATTACTTACGAAAACATGGAAAAAATGCCTATTATGGTCAAAACTAA